The nucleotide window TTCCCTTGAGCGCACCGGGTACGCGGGCCGGACCGTCCTGTTCGTGTCCGACACCACCAGGGACCTCGACAGGATGCGCGCCCAAGGGGCCGGGATCATCCCCCTCCACAGGCCCGCGCATCTCGAAGACGTCCCGTACAACGGGCTGCGCTATTTCCTGTACCGGGATTATCTCAACGCGGCCCCGCACACCTTTTCGCGCATCCTCATAACCGACGTGCGCGACGTGCTCTTCCAACGCGATCCCTTCGACTTCCCGTGGCCGGACGGCCTGAACTGCGTGCTGGAAGACCGTGGGGCCACCGTGGGCTCCTGCCCGTTCAACGCCCACTGGGTCCGGGAACACCTTGGGGCCGACGCACTCGCGGCCATCGCCGACAAGCCCGTGTCCTGCTCCGGCACCACCGTGGCCGACCAGGCATCCATGCTCCGCTACCTGGACCGGATGACCGCCCTGCTCGACCCGCCCACCACCGGCGAACGCATGGCAGGGTACGACCAGGGCATCCACAACCATCTCATCCACACCGGGAAGGTCAAGGCCACCCTGCACGACAACACGGGCCCGGTCCTCACCCTGGCCCAGACCCGGGGCGAACCCCGCCTGGATGCGGCGGGGCGTATCCTCAACGAGGCCGGGGAACCGGCGCACCTCGTCCACCAGTACGACCGCAAGCCAGAGCTGTTCAAACGGATACGGGACGAATTGGCCACGCCCAGCTCCTGAGAACCGCTCTCATCATCTCTCTTTATTTTTCTCCCGAAAAAAGCGGAATCTTGTGGGCTCGAACCCATGACACGTGCAGCAAGCGTTCAAAGGATTGAGCCGCCCGCCGGGCGCGGTTGTTCCCGCCGTTCAAATGTCCTCCTCATGCCCGAAAAAGAAGCACCGAATACGACTGTTTCAGCGAAGTGAACCGCGAAAAACGCTCTCTTTTATCAAGCCTAAAAGCGCCTTGAAGAACACTAATTTAGATCATTCTTTGACAGGGGCAATAACTTTCGTTAGTCTTATCTCGATTTGGCGATCAAAAAGCTATCCGACGTTACTTTTTCCAAATGCATATTTCTGTCAACAAAAGAAGATACTACTTTCTTTTCGTTACATTGATTACAATTTAATAACAGTAAAATAGACTGTAATTACTATTGTAACATTATTTTTTTACATTAAATTTACGTTTTACAACAACACAATAATGCAGTTACCCACAAAGTGCCACATCCGATCCGAAAACTCGCCCGTCCACGGCGAGCCGCGGGTCACCCGCCCCTGTGGGCTGCGTGATCGCGTCCCCCTTCGCTAGCTCCCCCGCCTCTCTCACCAATTTCGTTTCTTACCGCTCCCTTCCAGTGAATGGATTGGAGTCTGTCGTCACATATATCGGAGAAATAATGGGTACCATCCGCGTCGAAAACCTGTACAAAATATTCGGGAACAAACCCCGGAAGGCCTTGGGAATGCTCAAGGAAGGACATGACAAGCAGTCCGTCCTCGACTCCACCGGCATGACCGTCGGCGTCAACAATGCGTCCTTCACCATCCAGTCCGGCGAAATCTTCGTCATCATGGGGCTGTCCGGATCGGGCAAGTCCACCATCGTCCGGCTGCTCAACCGTCTCATCGAGCCCACGGCGGGCCGCGTCATCGTTGACGGCCATGACGTCACGGCCATGAGCAGCGACGAGCTGGTCAAGTTCCGGCTGTTCAACATGAGCATGGTCTTCCAGTCTTTCGCCCTCATGCCCCACCTGACCGTGCTGGACAACGCGGCCTTCGGGCTGGAACTGGCCGGCGAAGACAAGGAAAAGCGCCATGAGCGGGCGCGCGAGGCCCTGGCCCAGGTCGGGCTTGCCGGATGGGAAGACCAGTATCCGGACCAACTCAGCGGCGGCATGCAGCAACGCGTCGGCCTGGCGCGTGGCCTGGCCGTGGACCCGGAAATCCTGCTCATGGACGAGGCGTTCTCCGCACTCGACCCGCTCATCCGCACAGAAATGCAGGATGAACTGCTGAAACTCCAGGAAGAGCAGCAGCGGACCATCGTCTTCATCTCCCACGACCTGGACGAGGCCCTGCGAATCGGCGACCGCATCGCCATCATGGAAGGCGGCAACGTGGTCCAGGTGGGCACGCCCGACGAAATCCTGCAGAACCCGGCCAACGACTATGTTCGGGCCTTTTTCCGAGGCGTGGACCCGACCAACGTCATCAGCGCCGGAGACATCGTGCGCGACTCCCACCCGACCATCGTGGTCACCAAGAAAGGCAGCCTGCGCGCGGCCCACGAGATCCTCAGCGGCAGCGAGCGGGAGCATGGATATGCCCTCGACGCCAAGCACCGCTTCCTGGGCATCATTTCTTCCGAGGGCGTCCGGGACGCCATCGAGGAAGGACTGCCCGACAAAACGCTCAGCGAGGTGTTCCTCGAAGATGGCGAACCCGTGAATTTCGACGAATCCATGCAGGACATCCTGCCCATGGTCGCATCCAGCCCCTGGCCCGTGCCGGTGGTTGACGCCAACGGCGTCTACAAGGGCGTGGTCTCAAAAAACCGGTTCCTGCGCACACTCCAACGCACCGAAGAAACCATAAACGGCGAAGGAGACATATAGCCATGTTCGACGAAGTACTTATCCCCCTCGACCGATGGGTTTCGGTTTTTATCGAGTGGCTGGTGGATAACCACCGAGAGGTCTTCCAGACCATGAAGTGGCCCGTGGAAAAGATGCTCAACGGCTTCGAGCAGGGGCTGAACGCCGTGCACCCGGCCATCATCATCGCGGTGATCTGCCTGGCCGCATGGAAATTCTCCGGCAAACGGCTGGCCGTTTTCTCCCTGGCCTCCACCGTCGTGGTCGGCTTGCTCGGCCTGTGGGAGGACACCATGATCACCCTGGCCATGGTCCTGTCCTCGGTCATCATCTGCACCCTGCTGGGGGTTCCGCTCGGCATCATGGCCGGACGCAGCGACCGCTTCGAGGCGGGATTGCGACCGGTGCTCGACGCCATGCAGACCACCCCGGCCTTCGTCTACCTCGTGCCCATCGTCATGCTTTTTTCCGTGGGCAACGTGGCCGGCGTGCTGGCGACCATCATCTTCGCCCTGCCGCCCATCATCAGGCTGACCAGCCTGGGCATACGCGGAGTGCATCCCGAACTGGTGGAAGCGGCCCAGGCCTTCGGGGCCACCCGCTGGCAGGTGCTGACCAAGGTCCAGATTCCCCTGGCCATGCCCACCATCCTGGCCGGGCTCAACCAGACCATCATGATGGCCCTGTCCATGGTCGTCATCGCCGCGCTCATCGGCGCGGGGGGACTCGGCTCCCCCGTCATCCTCGGCTTGAACACCCTGGACATCGGGCGGGCGGTCGTCGGCGGCGTGGGCATCGTGCTCATGGCCATCGTCCTGGACCGCATCACCCAGTCCATGGCTAAAAGAAAATAAACAAGAATCCTAGGAGGTTACATGAAACTTATGAAACTGACCCTGACCGCCCTGTTCGCGGTCCTCATCGCCGCGTCCGCAATGGCAATGGACATGAAACCCGGCAAGGACGTCACTGTCCGGCCCGCACGCGCAACCTGGAACACCGGCTTCTTCCAGGAAGCCCTGGCCCGGCGCGGACTGGAAGAACTGGGCTACGACGTCCAGAAACCCAAGGACCTGCAGAATCCCATCGCCTACAAGTCCATCTACCTGGGCGACATCGATTACTGGTGCAACGGCAACTTC belongs to Pseudodesulfovibrio portus and includes:
- the proV gene encoding glycine betaine/L-proline ABC transporter ATP-binding protein ProV translates to MGTIRVENLYKIFGNKPRKALGMLKEGHDKQSVLDSTGMTVGVNNASFTIQSGEIFVIMGLSGSGKSTIVRLLNRLIEPTAGRVIVDGHDVTAMSSDELVKFRLFNMSMVFQSFALMPHLTVLDNAAFGLELAGEDKEKRHERAREALAQVGLAGWEDQYPDQLSGGMQQRVGLARGLAVDPEILLMDEAFSALDPLIRTEMQDELLKLQEEQQRTIVFISHDLDEALRIGDRIAIMEGGNVVQVGTPDEILQNPANDYVRAFFRGVDPTNVISAGDIVRDSHPTIVVTKKGSLRAAHEILSGSEREHGYALDAKHRFLGIISSEGVRDAIEEGLPDKTLSEVFLEDGEPVNFDESMQDILPMVASSPWPVPVVDANGVYKGVVSKNRFLRTLQRTEETINGEGDI
- a CDS encoding ABC transporter permease gives rise to the protein MFDEVLIPLDRWVSVFIEWLVDNHREVFQTMKWPVEKMLNGFEQGLNAVHPAIIIAVICLAAWKFSGKRLAVFSLASTVVVGLLGLWEDTMITLAMVLSSVIICTLLGVPLGIMAGRSDRFEAGLRPVLDAMQTTPAFVYLVPIVMLFSVGNVAGVLATIIFALPPIIRLTSLGIRGVHPELVEAAQAFGATRWQVLTKVQIPLAMPTILAGLNQTIMMALSMVVIAALIGAGGLGSPVILGLNTLDIGRAVVGGVGIVLMAIVLDRITQSMAKRK